CCAAGGGGACCAGCATCGGTTTTTGGAATCGTATGGGAGGCGGGGTTCTCGGCCTGGCCAAGGGGGCGCTTCTGGCGGCCGTCGCGATCCTGGTCCTGGACGCCTATCTCCCCGGTTTTGTCCCCCGGGATGAGAAAAGCCGTTTGGTCCCCTACATCCGGCGAGGGGGCGTGCTGATCAGCCAGATGGTGGGGGGAGATGCGAAGAGGAAACTCGAGGAGTTGAAAAAGAAGGTCGGCTCCGCCAAGGATCGCCTCCCGGAGATTCCCTCTTCCGGGAAAAACGATCGGCCCGCGAATCAGTAAACGAAGCCCTGGCGGAAACCGGGATCAGTTGGCCCGGGCCTGTTGCCGTTGTTGTCTGGATGTACCCGCCGGAGTATCTTCCAAATCATCGTCTGAAGATTCATCGAGCAGTTTCGGTGCGTTTTCAAGCGCTTCTTGCTGGGCTCGCTGCCTCTCCAATAGTTCCGCCTGGGCCTTGACGGCGGCCTCCGCCCGGAGTTCGGCTCTCCGGGCTTCGTTGTCCAGCGTTTTGGTGGTGCGGACAATCGCTTGCGCTATCGCCAGGGTGAACCGGGTGGCGAAATAGGCGAGTGCGGCATAGCCGACCACCGGATAGATGGCGTCCAGAACTTTCCGGGCTTCGGACCACAAGACGGGAAATATTTGGAGGATGTCAGTTAGCATTGCCCATGTCCGGCGGATGGGGAGAGTGCCGTCTTCAGCCTGCCTCAACCCAGGTAAGGTACCGTTTTGTCCTGTCCGCCTCAAGTGCCTCTGGGAGAGAAAGCTTTTTCGCTCCCCTCGGCAGGGTTTTTGACATGCCGGCGGGACCGGTCCTCGGGAAGGGTCAGACGGGCCAGTTTTCCATATTCCAACTCATCTCCCAGAAGAGGTATTCGTACCTTGTCCCGGAGAGGAAACGCTGGCGCATCTTCTCTTGTTCGGCCCTGCCCGCGGCGCTGGCCGCGGCATCGAGAATCTCCCGCAGCCATCCGGCCAGCCGGTGGAATTCCTCCGAGGCGTACATCTCGATCCACTCGCGGTAGAGCGGAGCTTCCGCCGGCGCGCCGCGCGCCGCGAGCTCTTCTCCGATGAGGGCGTAGTCCCACTGGCAAGGGAGCATGGCCGCGGCGATTTCGCCGAAGGTGCCGGACCAGGCGGCTTCCAGAAGATAGTTGGTGTATGCGCGGCAAGCGGGTGCCGGCCGGGTGGTTTCCATCTCTTCCCTTGAGATGCCGAATTTGGCGGCG
This bacterium DNA region includes the following protein-coding sequences:
- a CDS encoding CvpA family protein translates to MGDVQIPDIIVAGVLLFFFLRSIFRGAIKEFFSLLGLGGGYFTASRYGDIAGQFIIDRLDAGEWMYPLSRTVMFVLTWIILSLVGTMVSKLAKGTSIGFWNRMGGGVLGLAKGALLAAVAILVLDAYLPGFVPRDEKSRLVPYIRRGGVLISQMVGGDAKRKLEELKKKVGSAKDRLPEIPSSGKNDRPANQ
- the tenA gene encoding thiaminase II, with translation MSSFSETLRREAEPLWKAIHGHPFVRGIGDGTLPADRFRFYMCQDYIFLIEYSRVIALAVAKAPRLPEMGRFADLLNATLNTEMELHRGFAAKFGISREEMETTRPAPACRAYTNYLLEAAWSGTFGEIAAAMLPCQWDYALIGEELAARGAPAEAPLYREWIEMYASEEFHRLAGWLREILDAAASAAGRAEQEKMRQRFLSGTRYEYLFWEMSWNMENWPV